Proteins encoded together in one Thermomonospora curvata DSM 43183 window:
- a CDS encoding effector-associated domain 2-containing protein, with product MGSFGGRDGWRPAGNCSLFACDIVGFSDPLRSDRAREHLHQKLYSILESAFAESGLPPESCYQEDRGDGALVLLPPELDPSLLVHPLIGLLRGKVLDHNELSADVAQIRLRVALHIGRAKANAKGIVGSDVNHLRRLLDAPPFKEEMAESGAVLGVLVSQEMYDAVIRDARGLIDPEEFRPVEVHVKTTHATGWLRIPGDRRGLGGVRAGGGPSPPSPNGSSQELVQAGRRPSQEPRAEVHIPGPNGEPALRPEVAGQFELVNRILAIPHMRTSEGRDDVVDSLRQDIRIRIARRSRPQTDWLSIVRTCAEYPDGLEELIGLIHEYTGDTAQMMALRELVARMGWTN from the coding sequence ATGGGAAGCTTCGGCGGCCGGGACGGCTGGCGGCCGGCGGGCAACTGCAGCCTGTTCGCCTGCGACATCGTGGGTTTTTCCGACCCGCTCCGGTCCGACCGCGCCCGCGAGCACCTGCACCAGAAGCTGTATTCCATTCTGGAGAGCGCCTTCGCGGAGTCCGGGCTGCCCCCGGAGTCCTGCTACCAGGAGGACCGGGGGGACGGCGCCTTGGTGCTGCTGCCGCCGGAGCTGGATCCGTCCCTGCTGGTGCATCCGCTGATCGGCCTGCTGCGCGGCAAGGTGCTGGACCACAACGAGCTGTCGGCGGACGTCGCGCAGATCCGGCTGCGGGTGGCCCTGCACATCGGACGGGCCAAGGCCAACGCCAAGGGCATCGTCGGCAGCGACGTCAACCACCTGCGCCGCCTGCTGGACGCCCCGCCCTTCAAGGAGGAGATGGCCGAGTCCGGCGCGGTGCTGGGGGTGCTGGTCTCGCAGGAGATGTACGACGCGGTGATCCGGGACGCCCGCGGGCTGATCGACCCGGAGGAGTTCCGCCCGGTGGAGGTCCACGTCAAGACCACCCACGCCACGGGCTGGCTGCGCATCCCCGGCGACCGGCGCGGCCTGGGCGGCGTCCGCGCCGGCGGCGGGCCCTCGCCCCCGAGCCCCAACGGGTCCTCCCAGGAGCTGGTGCAGGCCGGGCGGCGTCCCTCCCAGGAGCCGCGGGCCGAGGTGCACATCCCCGGCCCGAACGGGGAACCGGCCCTGCGGCCGGAGGTGGCGGGGCAGTTCGAGCTGGTCAACCGGATCCTGGCGATCCCCCACATGCGCACCAGCGAGGGCCGGGACGACGTGGTGGACTCGCTGCGCCAGGACATCCGCATCCGGATCGCCCGGCGCTCCAGGCCGCAGACCGACTGGCTGTCGATCGTGCGCACCTGCGCCGAGTACCCCGACGGCCTGGAGGAGCTGATCGGCCTGATCCACGAGTACACCGGCGACACCGCGCAGATGATGGCGCTGCGGGAGCTGGTGGCCCGGATGGGCTGGACGAACTGA
- a CDS encoding DUF488 domain-containing protein has protein sequence MPTGVIEIRRVYDGPPDHGAVFLVDRVWPRGVRKEELRLDGWAREAAPSTELRRWFGHRPERFAQFADRYRRELDARPDAVRPLLEAARRGPLTLLYSARDTEHNQAVVLRDYLNDHL, from the coding sequence ATGCCTACCGGTGTGATCGAGATCCGCCGGGTCTACGACGGGCCGCCCGACCATGGCGCGGTGTTCCTGGTCGACCGGGTGTGGCCGCGCGGGGTGCGCAAAGAAGAACTGCGTCTGGACGGCTGGGCGCGCGAGGCCGCCCCCTCCACCGAGCTGCGCCGCTGGTTCGGGCACCGGCCCGAACGCTTCGCGCAGTTCGCCGACCGCTACCGGCGCGAACTGGACGCCCGCCCCGACGCGGTGCGGCCCCTGCTGGAGGCGGCCCGCCGCGGCCCGCTCACCCTGCTGTACTCGGCCAGGGACACCGAGCACAACCAGGCCGTCGTGCTGCGCGACTACCTGAACGACCACCTATAG
- a CDS encoding HSP90 family protein, producing the protein MRHSFSVDVRGVVDLLSRHLYRSPRAYLRELLQNAVDALSAHTPADPLVRIEPPSVTGDGTLRVHDNGVGLTEEQVHELLATIGRSAKRDELGFARQEFLGQFGIGLLSCFLVADEVEVVTRSAAVPDAATVRWLGHCDGHYTVEPAGPRPEPGTTVTLRARPGAAQWLSEETVTELACEFGRFLPYPVQVAGRTVTEGEPPWLVSHPDPRARREALLRYADRALGMQPLDVVELSVPAAGLSGVAFVLPEAVSPSARPAHRVYLKRMLLGDRVERLLPDWAFFVRCVVNATELRPTADREQLYEDDLLEETRQALGEQIRAWLVRLAATSPARLRRFLQVHHLGVKAMAVHDIEMLRLVDRWLELETSDGDMTAAEFRRRHGRIRYTTDAEEFAQLAAVAAAQGVGLINGGYTYEAEILNRLPLLDPDIDVAPLDPAELTTRMDVLDPQTELVVRDFLEVARTALERLGCEPVIRAYQPVGLPVLLLESRQAERRAEHRSALESAVGAWADLLDDIAGEEDRPARQARPQLVFNYNNPLVRRMTGVGDPLLVRLTVEALYGHALLQSRRPMRPADTAVLNRSFLGLVEWAMHNTSEG; encoded by the coding sequence GTGCGCCATTCCTTCAGCGTCGATGTGCGAGGCGTGGTCGATTTGCTCAGCCGCCACCTGTACCGCAGCCCACGCGCCTATCTGCGGGAATTGCTGCAGAACGCGGTGGACGCGCTGAGCGCGCACACCCCCGCCGACCCGCTGGTGCGCATCGAACCGCCCTCGGTGACCGGGGACGGCACGCTGCGGGTGCACGACAACGGCGTGGGCCTGACCGAAGAGCAGGTGCACGAACTGCTGGCCACCATCGGCCGTTCCGCCAAGCGGGACGAGCTGGGTTTCGCCCGGCAGGAGTTTTTGGGGCAGTTCGGCATCGGGCTGCTGTCGTGCTTCCTGGTCGCCGACGAGGTGGAGGTGGTCACCCGCAGCGCCGCCGTGCCGGACGCCGCCACGGTGCGCTGGCTGGGCCACTGCGACGGCCACTACACGGTCGAGCCCGCCGGGCCGCGCCCCGAGCCGGGCACCACGGTGACGCTGCGGGCCCGTCCCGGCGCGGCGCAGTGGCTGTCGGAGGAGACCGTCACCGAGCTGGCCTGCGAGTTCGGCCGGTTCCTGCCCTATCCGGTCCAGGTCGCCGGCCGGACGGTGACCGAGGGCGAGCCGCCCTGGCTGGTCTCCCATCCCGACCCGCGGGCGCGGCGGGAGGCGCTGCTGCGGTACGCCGACCGCGCGCTGGGCATGCAGCCGCTGGACGTGGTGGAGCTGTCGGTGCCGGCGGCCGGGCTGAGCGGGGTCGCCTTCGTGCTGCCGGAGGCCGTCAGCCCCAGCGCCCGCCCCGCCCACCGGGTCTACCTGAAGCGGATGCTGCTGGGCGACCGGGTGGAGCGGCTGCTGCCGGACTGGGCGTTCTTCGTGCGCTGCGTGGTGAACGCCACCGAGCTGCGCCCCACCGCCGACCGCGAGCAGCTGTATGAGGACGACCTGCTGGAGGAGACCCGGCAGGCGCTGGGCGAGCAGATCCGGGCCTGGCTGGTGCGGCTGGCGGCGACCTCCCCGGCCCGGCTGCGGCGGTTCCTGCAGGTGCACCACCTGGGCGTCAAGGCGATGGCCGTGCACGACATCGAGATGCTGCGCCTGGTGGACCGGTGGCTGGAGCTGGAGACCAGCGACGGGGACATGACGGCCGCGGAGTTCCGCCGCCGCCACGGCCGGATCCGCTACACCACCGACGCCGAGGAGTTCGCCCAGCTGGCGGCGGTGGCCGCGGCGCAGGGCGTGGGCCTGATCAACGGCGGTTACACCTACGAGGCCGAGATCTTGAACCGGCTGCCGCTGCTGGACCCCGACATCGACGTGGCCCCGCTGGACCCGGCCGAGCTGACCACTCGCATGGACGTCCTGGACCCGCAGACCGAACTGGTGGTGCGGGACTTCCTGGAGGTGGCCCGCACCGCTTTGGAGCGGCTGGGCTGCGAGCCGGTGATCCGGGCCTACCAGCCGGTGGGGCTGCCGGTGCTGCTGCTGGAGAGCCGGCAGGCCGAACGCCGGGCCGAGCACCGCTCGGCCCTCGAGTCGGCCGTGGGGGCGTGGGCGGACCTGCTGGACGACATCGCCGGCGAGGAGGACCGCCCGGCCCGGCAGGCCCGTCCCCAACTGGTGTTCAACTACAACAACCCGCTGGTGCGGCGGATGACCGGGGTCGGCGACCCGCTGCTGGTGCGGTTGACGGTGGAGGCGCTGTACGGGCACGCGCTGCTGCAAAGCCGCCGCCCGATGCGCCCGGCCGACACCGCGGTGCTCAACCGGTCGTTCCTCGGCCTCGTCGAATGGGCCATGCACAACACCTCGGAGGGCTGA
- a CDS encoding CASTOR/POLLUX-related putative ion channel: MARIRWRDRVRYWFDNTMSKGTPALIGWLGMASAVLIVTVATLAVWITPRDADDNGHWAGVLWRSLLRTLDAGTMGDDTGSAPYLALMLTATFGGLLIVSAFIGVLTTGLEAKLTELRKGRSRIVESGHTVILGWSDQVFTVLSELAEANQGRRRTTVAILADCDKVEMEDAIRARVGDTGRIRVVCRHGNPLKVGDLELVSPSTARSIMVLAPPGGDPDTYVIKVLLSLNTRSWDEPRPHVVAAVQDSANLPAARLAGGPAAQVIDADDIAIRLIVQSHRQSGLSQVCTDLLDFKGHEFYMRAEPSLAGTTYGEALLAYELGIPVGLRRDGKSQLNPPMDTVIAPGDEVIVLAEDDLLIKLAAARPPVVEEAIETARAHPAAPSRTLMLGWNHRAPKIIRLLDEFVEAGSELTVAGLCADPRAHLADLRNLRIGFVYGDDTSRTFLDSLDVGSYQHVVVLSDEAFEPPLADARTLVTLLHLRDMEEELGDPYSIVSEINDDADREVAQVTKADDFVVSDKLISLMLTQLSENRHLHEVFFDLLDPAGSEIYLKPAADYLTPGVEANFATVIEAARRRGQTAIGYRRWEDFHEPPTYGIVLNPDKTAPLTLSADDRVIVIAED; this comes from the coding sequence GTGGCGCGGATCAGGTGGCGGGACCGGGTGCGCTACTGGTTCGACAACACCATGTCCAAAGGCACCCCGGCGCTGATCGGGTGGCTCGGCATGGCCTCCGCCGTGCTGATCGTCACGGTGGCGACGCTGGCGGTGTGGATCACCCCCCGCGACGCCGACGACAACGGCCACTGGGCCGGGGTGCTGTGGCGCAGCCTGCTGCGGACGCTGGACGCCGGGACGATGGGCGACGACACCGGCAGCGCCCCCTACCTGGCGCTGATGCTGACGGCCACCTTCGGCGGGCTGCTGATCGTCAGCGCCTTCATCGGCGTGCTCACCACCGGGCTGGAGGCCAAGCTCACCGAGCTGCGCAAGGGCCGCTCCCGGATCGTCGAAAGCGGCCACACGGTGATCCTGGGCTGGTCGGACCAGGTGTTCACGGTGCTGTCGGAGCTGGCCGAGGCCAACCAGGGCCGCCGCCGCACCACCGTGGCGATCCTGGCCGACTGCGACAAGGTCGAGATGGAGGACGCCATCCGCGCCCGCGTCGGCGACACCGGCCGCATCCGCGTGGTGTGCCGGCACGGCAACCCGCTGAAGGTGGGCGACCTGGAGCTGGTCAGCCCGTCCACGGCCCGTTCCATCATGGTGCTGGCGCCGCCGGGCGGCGACCCCGACACCTATGTGATCAAGGTGCTGCTGTCGCTGAACACCCGGTCCTGGGACGAGCCGCGGCCGCACGTGGTGGCCGCCGTGCAGGACTCGGCCAACCTGCCCGCCGCCCGCCTGGCCGGCGGCCCGGCCGCCCAGGTGATCGACGCCGACGACATCGCCATCCGGCTCATCGTGCAGTCGCACCGCCAGTCCGGCCTGTCGCAGGTGTGCACCGACCTGCTGGACTTCAAGGGCCATGAGTTCTACATGCGGGCCGAGCCGAGCCTGGCGGGCACCACCTACGGGGAGGCGCTGCTGGCCTATGAGCTGGGCATCCCCGTGGGGCTGCGGCGCGACGGCAAATCCCAGCTCAACCCGCCGATGGACACCGTGATCGCCCCCGGCGACGAGGTGATCGTGCTGGCCGAGGACGACCTGCTGATCAAACTGGCCGCCGCCCGTCCGCCGGTGGTGGAGGAGGCGATCGAGACCGCCCGCGCCCACCCGGCCGCGCCCAGCCGCACGCTGATGCTGGGCTGGAACCACCGCGCCCCCAAGATCATCCGGCTGCTGGACGAGTTCGTGGAGGCCGGTTCGGAACTGACCGTCGCCGGGCTGTGCGCCGACCCCCGCGCGCACTTGGCCGACCTGCGCAACCTGCGGATCGGCTTCGTCTACGGCGACGACACCTCCCGCACGTTCCTGGACTCCCTCGACGTCGGCTCCTACCAGCACGTGGTGGTGCTGTCGGACGAGGCGTTCGAACCGCCCCTGGCCGATGCCCGCACCCTGGTCACCTTGCTGCACCTGCGCGACATGGAAGAGGAGCTGGGCGACCCCTACTCCATCGTCAGCGAGATCAACGACGACGCCGACCGGGAGGTCGCCCAGGTCACCAAGGCCGACGACTTCGTGGTCAGCGACAAGCTGATCAGCTTGATGCTCACCCAGCTCAGCGAGAACCGGCACCTGCACGAGGTCTTCTTCGACCTTTTGGACCCGGCCGGCTCGGAGATCTACCTCAAACCCGCCGCGGACTACCTGACGCCGGGCGTGGAGGCGAACTTCGCCACGGTGATCGAGGCGGCCCGGCGCCGCGGCCAGACCGCCATCGGCTACCGGCGGTGGGAGGACTTCCACGAGCCGCCGACCTACGGCATCGTCCTCAACCCCGACAAGACCGCCCCGCTGACCCTCTCGGCCGACGACCGCGTCATCGTCATCGCCGAAGACTGA
- a CDS encoding metallophosphoesterase family protein, whose product MSSAAPVLFAASDLHVGHRENRALVEAVRPSSPGDWLIVAGDVGEKIADIEWALRTLAGRFAKVIWTPGNHELWTAPGEDQELRGEKRYRYLVEMCRTLGVLTPEDPYAVWEGPGGPVTIAPLFLLYDYTFRPDGASTKEEGLAIAYETGVVCTDEMLLHPDPYPDRESWCAARIAETERRLAQRPQGLPTVLVNHFPLIREPTRVLRYPQFAQWCGTERTDDWHVRYEASVVVYGHLHIPRTIWRDGVRFEEVSLGYPREWRHRGTPPVLRKVFPDVS is encoded by the coding sequence ATGAGTTCCGCCGCGCCCGTGCTCTTTGCCGCCAGCGACCTGCACGTCGGGCACCGGGAGAACCGGGCGCTGGTGGAGGCGGTCCGGCCGTCCTCGCCGGGCGACTGGCTGATCGTCGCCGGGGACGTGGGGGAGAAGATCGCCGACATCGAGTGGGCGCTGCGCACCCTGGCCGGCCGGTTCGCCAAAGTGATCTGGACGCCGGGCAACCACGAGCTGTGGACGGCGCCCGGCGAGGACCAGGAGCTGCGCGGGGAGAAACGCTACCGGTACCTGGTGGAGATGTGCCGCACCCTGGGCGTCCTCACCCCCGAGGACCCTTATGCGGTCTGGGAGGGGCCGGGCGGGCCGGTCACGATCGCCCCGCTGTTCCTGCTCTACGACTACACCTTCCGCCCCGACGGCGCGTCCACCAAGGAAGAAGGACTGGCCATCGCCTATGAGACCGGGGTGGTGTGCACCGACGAGATGCTGCTGCACCCCGACCCCTACCCCGACCGGGAGAGCTGGTGCGCCGCCAGGATCGCCGAGACCGAGCGGCGGCTGGCCCAGCGCCCGCAAGGGCTGCCCACGGTGCTGGTCAACCACTTCCCGCTGATCCGGGAACCGACCCGGGTGCTGCGCTATCCCCAGTTCGCCCAATGGTGCGGCACCGAACGCACCGACGATTGGCATGTGCGCTATGAGGCGTCCGTCGTGGTGTACGGGCACCTGCACATCCCGCGGACGATCTGGCGGGACGGCGTGCGCTTTGAGGAGGTCTCGCTGGGCTACCCGCGCGAATGGCGCCACCGCGGCACCCCGCCCGTCCTGCGGAAGGTCTTCCCGGACGTCTCGTGA
- a CDS encoding pyridoxamine 5'-phosphate oxidase family protein, whose translation MNIDQHWFRDRQEVLEHPGPQDPPAPLPAPGTRHPPGDGGQVASLSPQECLALLRTASIGRIVFTDRALPAIQPVNFALDGEDIIIRTRPGTKLAAATRRAVVAFEADDLDPETGAGWTVTLVGQAEAVRDPGQVVRLLRLPLYPWSPEPLHHFIRIRTHRITGRRVRKNATP comes from the coding sequence ATGAACATCGACCAGCACTGGTTCCGGGACCGGCAGGAGGTCCTGGAGCATCCCGGGCCGCAGGACCCGCCGGCTCCGCTCCCGGCTCCGGGCACCCGGCATCCACCGGGGGACGGGGGGCAGGTCGCGTCGTTGTCTCCTCAAGAGTGCCTGGCCCTGCTGCGCACCGCGTCGATCGGCCGGATCGTCTTCACCGACCGCGCCCTGCCGGCGATCCAGCCGGTCAACTTCGCCCTGGACGGCGAGGACATCATCATCCGCACCCGCCCGGGGACCAAGCTGGCCGCCGCCACCCGCCGGGCCGTCGTCGCCTTCGAGGCCGACGACCTCGACCCTGAGACCGGGGCCGGGTGGACCGTCACGCTCGTCGGGCAGGCCGAGGCCGTCCGCGATCCCGGTCAGGTCGTCCGGCTGCTGCGGCTGCCGCTTTACCCGTGGTCGCCGGAGCCGCTGCACCACTTCATCCGCATCCGCACCCACCGCATCACCGGCCGCCGGGTGCGCAAAAACGCCACCCCTTGA
- a CDS encoding pyridoxamine 5'-phosphate oxidase family protein, whose amino-acid sequence MPYDSGGLEILDEDECRALLAKAPLGRIVFTQRALPAIQPVNFTVDNGDVIIRAAQGTKLAAAARNAIVAFEVDDFDEASRTGWSVVIVGPARVVSDPKEVARLQELPLRPWAPGRREHFIRIRPTLISGRRIPEHSAPPPS is encoded by the coding sequence TCTGGACGAGGACGAGTGCCGGGCCCTCCTCGCCAAGGCGCCGCTGGGCCGCATCGTGTTCACCCAACGCGCACTGCCGGCCATCCAGCCGGTCAACTTCACCGTCGACAACGGTGATGTGATCATCCGCGCCGCGCAGGGCACCAAGCTGGCCGCCGCCGCCCGCAACGCCATCGTGGCCTTCGAGGTGGACGATTTCGATGAGGCCTCGCGCACCGGCTGGTCGGTGGTCATCGTCGGGCCGGCCCGGGTGGTGTCGGACCCCAAGGAGGTGGCCAGGCTTCAGGAGCTGCCGTTGCGGCCCTGGGCGCCGGGCAGGCGGGAGCATTTCATCCGCATCCGGCCGACGTTGATCTCCGGACGGCGCATCCCGGAGCACTCCGCTCCTCCCCCCTCCTGA